The following coding sequences lie in one Kingella potus genomic window:
- the ilvN gene encoding acetolactate synthase small subunit yields the protein MRHILSVLMENESGAMSRVVGLFSARGYNIDSLSVSATEDPTLSRMTIVTQGGSVVIEQITKQLNKLIEVVKVVDLNESRYVERELMLVKVRAVGKDRDEVLRLTEIYRGHIVDVSEKSYTVEVTGTTEKLDSFLEAAGRHLILETVRTGAAGIGRGERILKI from the coding sequence ATGAGACACATCTTATCCGTGCTGATGGAAAACGAATCGGGCGCGATGAGCCGTGTGGTCGGCCTGTTTTCCGCACGCGGCTACAATATCGACTCGCTTTCCGTGTCCGCCACCGAAGATCCCACCCTCTCGCGTATGACCATTGTTACCCAGGGCGGCAGCGTGGTGATCGAGCAGATTACCAAGCAGCTCAACAAACTGATCGAAGTCGTGAAAGTCGTGGATTTGAACGAAAGCCGCTATGTCGAACGCGAGCTGATGCTGGTGAAAGTACGTGCCGTCGGCAAAGACCGCGACGAAGTCCTGCGCCTTACCGAAATTTACCGAGGCCACATCGTTGATGTAAGCGAAAAAAGCTACACCGTCGAAGTAACCGGCACAACGGAAAAACTCGATTCCTTTCTTGAAGCCGCCGGCCGCCATCTGATTCTCGAAACCGTACGCACCGGAGCCGCAGGCATCGGGCGCGGCGAGCGGATTTTGAAAATCTGA
- the hemH gene encoding ferrochelatase, with protein sequence MKPVKRYQAEPALPAAAVRKTGILLINLGTPAAPTAEAVRPYLRQFLSDPRVIELPKLLWQPVLRGIVLPLRGKKSAANYKKIWLKEGSPLMVYSQRQAKALAARLPDTALVRCAMTYGLPDIAYTLAELAAQGADKILVLPLFPQYAASSSGAALDAVWRAMLHRRNQPAVRTVRSFHNHPGYIEALRRQISAYWQQHGKGKHLLMSFHSIPRAHADAGDPYPQECRETARLLAAALGLKENEYTAAFQSRFGGGKWLEPAVSPLLSALPKQGIEELDVVCPAFVSDCLETMEEIAVEGRETFHAAGGKTFRYIPCLNDNPDWIDTLAAIVRHEAAGWL encoded by the coding sequence GTGAAACCCGTCAAACGCTATCAAGCCGAACCCGCCCTTCCCGCCGCCGCCGTCCGCAAAACCGGCATCCTCCTGATCAACCTCGGCACCCCCGCCGCCCCCACCGCCGAAGCCGTCCGCCCCTACCTGCGCCAGTTCCTGTCCGACCCGCGCGTCATCGAGCTGCCCAAACTCCTCTGGCAGCCCGTTCTGCGCGGCATCGTCCTGCCCCTGCGCGGCAAAAAAAGCGCGGCAAACTACAAAAAAATCTGGCTCAAAGAAGGCTCGCCGCTTATGGTGTACAGCCAACGCCAGGCCAAAGCCCTGGCCGCCCGCCTGCCCGACACCGCCCTCGTCCGCTGTGCCATGACCTACGGCCTGCCCGACATCGCCTACACCCTGGCCGAACTCGCGGCGCAGGGCGCGGACAAAATCCTCGTCCTCCCCCTCTTCCCGCAATACGCCGCATCCAGCAGCGGCGCGGCACTCGATGCCGTATGGCGCGCCATGCTGCACCGCCGCAACCAGCCCGCCGTACGCACCGTGCGCAGCTTCCACAACCACCCCGGCTACATCGAAGCCCTGCGCCGCCAGATTTCCGCCTACTGGCAGCAGCACGGCAAAGGCAAACACCTGCTGATGAGCTTCCACAGCATCCCCCGCGCCCACGCCGACGCGGGCGACCCCTACCCGCAGGAATGCCGCGAAACCGCCCGCCTGCTGGCCGCCGCCCTCGGTCTCAAAGAAAACGAATACACCGCCGCCTTCCAAAGCCGCTTCGGCGGCGGCAAATGGCTGGAGCCCGCCGTTTCCCCCCTGCTGTCCGCCCTGCCCAAGCAAGGCATAGAAGAGCTGGACGTTGTCTGCCCCGCCTTCGTTTCCGACTGCCTCGAAACCATGGAGGAAATCGCCGTCGAAGGCCGCGAAACCTTCCACGCCGCCGGCGGCAAAACCTTCCGCTACATCCCCTGCCTCAACGACAATCCCGACTGGATCGATACCCTCGCCGCCATCGTCCGCCACGAAGCCGCCGGCTGGCTGTAA
- a CDS encoding putative quinol monooxygenase codes for MSNIKITAVIAVRPKHRDELLAVFAGLVSASRSEAGNLRYDLHQDLQNENRFVFFENWRDQAAVDSHNASTHFQNFLKAIDGKTEAVDIVLMKDVSDNGN; via the coding sequence ATGAGCAATATCAAAATCACGGCCGTCATTGCCGTCCGCCCCAAACACCGCGACGAACTGCTGGCCGTGTTTGCCGGGCTGGTGTCCGCCAGCCGCAGCGAAGCGGGCAACCTGCGCTACGACCTGCATCAGGATCTGCAAAACGAAAACCGCTTCGTCTTCTTTGAAAACTGGCGCGATCAGGCGGCCGTGGACAGCCACAACGCCAGCACGCATTTCCAGAATTTCCTCAAAGCCATCGACGGCAAAACCGAAGCCGTGGACATTGTGCTGATGAAAGACGTGTCCGACAACGGCAACTGA
- the ilvC gene encoding ketol-acid reductoisomerase, which translates to MQVYYDKDADLSLIKGKTVAIIGYGSQGHAHAANLKDSGVNVVIGLRPGSSWDKAVAAGHDVRSVADATKAADVVMVLLPDETAPAVYNAEIRDNLKSGAALAFAHGFNVHYNQIVPPKDADVIMIAPKGPGHTVRSEFLKGGGVPTLIAVYQDKSGKARDIALSYAAANGGTKGGVIETNFREETETDLFGEQAVLCGGAVELVKAGFETLVEAGYAPEMAYFECLHELKLIVDLMYEGGIANMNYSISNNAEYGEYVTGPEVITPATKEAMKKALYRIQSGEYAKMFIQEGAANYASMTARRRLNADHQIEKVGAQLRSMMPWIAKNKLVDLDKN; encoded by the coding sequence ATGCAAGTTTATTACGATAAAGATGCCGATCTCTCCCTGATCAAAGGCAAAACCGTCGCCATCATCGGCTACGGCTCGCAAGGCCACGCCCACGCCGCCAACCTGAAAGATTCCGGCGTAAACGTCGTCATCGGCCTGCGCCCGGGTTCTTCCTGGGACAAAGCCGTTGCCGCCGGCCACGACGTACGCTCCGTTGCCGACGCGACCAAAGCCGCCGACGTAGTGATGGTGCTGCTGCCCGACGAAACCGCGCCCGCCGTTTACAACGCCGAAATCCGCGACAATCTGAAATCCGGCGCGGCTTTGGCCTTTGCCCACGGCTTCAACGTCCACTACAACCAAATCGTGCCGCCCAAAGACGCGGATGTGATTATGATCGCGCCCAAAGGCCCCGGCCACACCGTGCGCAGCGAGTTTCTCAAAGGCGGCGGCGTGCCCACCCTGATTGCGGTGTACCAAGACAAAAGCGGCAAAGCGCGCGACATCGCCCTGTCTTACGCGGCAGCCAACGGCGGCACCAAAGGCGGCGTGATTGAAACCAACTTCCGCGAAGAAACCGAAACCGATTTGTTCGGCGAACAGGCCGTATTGTGCGGCGGCGCGGTGGAGCTGGTGAAAGCCGGTTTTGAAACGCTGGTGGAAGCCGGCTACGCGCCCGAAATGGCTTATTTCGAGTGCCTGCACGAGCTGAAACTGATCGTGGATCTGATGTACGAAGGCGGCATCGCCAACATGAACTACTCCATTTCCAACAATGCCGAATACGGCGAATACGTTACGGGCCCGGAAGTGATTACGCCCGCCACCAAAGAAGCGATGAAAAAAGCGTTGTACCGCATCCAGAGCGGCGAATACGCCAAAATGTTCATCCAGGAAGGCGCGGCCAACTACGCCAGCATGACCGCCCGCCGCCGCCTGAACGCCGACCACCAAATCGAAAAAGTCGGCGCGCAGCTTCGCAGCATGATGCCGTGGATTGCCAAAAACAAACTGGTGGACTTGGATAAAAACTAA
- a CDS encoding c-type cytochrome, protein MNQPTNRNARGSALFNLIGGIVILLATLYFLVKLATGGYQPGTVEESTRAAVQTRIQPQGSITEGDGVPVGERKGDKIFAKVCVQCHAADSNTPDSPKITHNAEWAPRIAKGLQTLFDHAWNGFNAMPAKGGQSDLTEQELKRVIVYMANQSGGSFPDPDAAPAAAPASGASEAAASAAPAAEGAKEAGAAGGEDVAAAGKKVFDGLCFGCHSATSAIPDTPRITHNDEWAPRIKKGKDTLFKHAIEGFTDKGMMPAKGGNEALTDDEVKAAVVYMVNQSGGKF, encoded by the coding sequence ATGAACCAACCCACCAACCGAAACGCCCGCGGTTCCGCCCTCTTCAACCTTATCGGCGGCATCGTCATCCTTTTGGCCACCCTCTATTTTCTTGTCAAACTGGCCACCGGCGGCTACCAGCCCGGCACCGTAGAAGAATCCACCCGCGCCGCCGTCCAAACCCGCATCCAGCCGCAAGGCAGCATTACCGAAGGCGACGGCGTTCCCGTGGGCGAGCGCAAAGGCGACAAAATCTTCGCCAAAGTCTGCGTCCAATGCCACGCCGCCGACAGCAACACCCCCGACTCGCCGAAAATCACCCACAACGCCGAATGGGCTCCGCGCATCGCCAAAGGCCTGCAAACCCTGTTCGACCACGCTTGGAACGGCTTCAACGCCATGCCCGCCAAAGGCGGCCAGTCCGACCTGACCGAGCAGGAACTCAAGCGCGTCATCGTCTATATGGCCAACCAGTCCGGCGGCAGCTTCCCCGATCCCGATGCCGCCCCTGCGGCCGCCCCCGCATCCGGCGCATCCGAAGCCGCCGCTTCCGCCGCCCCCGCAGCGGAAGGCGCGAAAGAAGCCGGAGCCGCCGGCGGCGAAGACGTGGCGGCGGCCGGCAAAAAAGTGTTCGACGGCCTGTGCTTCGGCTGCCACTCCGCCACCTCCGCCATCCCCGACACCCCGCGCATCACCCACAACGACGAATGGGCGCCGCGCATCAAAAAAGGCAAGGACACCCTGTTCAAACACGCCATCGAAGGCTTTACCGACAAAGGCATGATGCCTGCCAAAGGCGGCAACGAAGCCCTTACCGACGACGAAGTCAAAGCGGCCGTCGTCTATATGGTGAACCAGTCCGGCGGCAAATTCTAA
- a CDS encoding helix-turn-helix domain-containing protein — MKIYDKIRALREERQWSQEELAGRLGLSANGYAKIERGETRLNLPRLEQIAEIFDTDILNLIAQEDGRYNLSVNNIGDNISSDNYQNIYDSQIQMAAEIDKLQLTVKHQAEMLAQKDRELEALQEIIRLMGANRA; from the coding sequence ATGAAAATCTACGACAAAATCCGCGCCCTGCGCGAAGAGCGGCAGTGGTCGCAGGAAGAGTTGGCGGGCAGGCTGGGGCTTTCGGCCAACGGCTATGCCAAAATCGAACGCGGCGAAACGCGCCTGAACCTGCCGCGTTTGGAGCAGATTGCCGAAATCTTCGACACCGACATCCTCAACCTGATTGCGCAGGAGGACGGGCGGTACAACCTGTCCGTCAATAATATCGGCGACAATATTTCTTCCGACAATTACCAAAATATCTACGACAGCCAGATCCAAATGGCGGCGGAAATCGACAAGCTGCAGCTGACGGTAAAACACCAGGCGGAAATGCTGGCGCAGAAAGACCGCGAATTGGAGGCTTTGCAGGAAATCATCCGTCTGATGGGTGCAAACCGGGCTTAG
- a CDS encoding sigma-54-dependent transcriptional regulator, whose protein sequence is MRSNDILIVDDEIGIRDLLSDILQDEGYTVALAENAEEARRLRNQTRPSMVLLDIWMPDCDGITLLKEWAKNGQLTMPVVMMSGHASIDTAVEATKIGAMDFLEKPIALKKLLATVDRALKYGEMQTAAGPSLDRLGNSPAIQEMNRRIEAALKQNGPVLLCGESGSPFETVARYFHKAGTPWIVPDKTEHIVDTPADLLQKAAGGILFLGDIAQYSKNIQQGILVLLDKADKQSVRIICPSTLAPEDMLDHPAHDGRLAALLSGICVRIPPLRAQADDIPFLVGHIAAELSETQKIPVAAFSPAALALLRQHAWTGNYAQLHDTVRDLILAGGQSEIDETAAAALLGRTQPQAAADTAAGLDFNLPLRELREELERRYFEYHISQEGQNMSRVAQKVGLERTHLYRKLKQLGIQFSRRQGKSDAGDSESE, encoded by the coding sequence ATGAGAAGTAACGACATCCTGATTGTTGACGACGAAATCGGCATCCGCGACCTCCTCTCCGACATCCTGCAAGACGAAGGCTACACCGTCGCCCTTGCCGAAAATGCCGAAGAAGCCCGCCGCCTGCGCAACCAGACCCGCCCCTCCATGGTACTGCTCGACATCTGGATGCCCGACTGCGACGGCATTACCCTGCTGAAAGAATGGGCGAAAAACGGCCAGCTCACCATGCCCGTCGTCATGATGAGCGGCCATGCCAGCATCGACACCGCCGTCGAAGCCACCAAAATCGGCGCGATGGATTTCCTCGAAAAACCCATCGCCCTGAAAAAACTCCTCGCCACCGTCGACCGTGCCCTCAAATACGGCGAAATGCAGACCGCCGCCGGTCCCTCCCTCGACCGGCTCGGCAACAGCCCCGCCATCCAGGAAATGAACCGCCGCATCGAAGCCGCCCTCAAACAAAACGGCCCCGTCCTCCTCTGCGGCGAAAGCGGCTCCCCTTTCGAAACCGTCGCCCGCTACTTCCACAAAGCCGGCACCCCCTGGATTGTCCCCGACAAAACCGAACACATCGTCGACACCCCCGCCGATCTGCTGCAAAAGGCCGCCGGCGGCATCCTCTTCCTCGGCGACATCGCCCAATACAGCAAAAACATACAGCAGGGCATCCTCGTCCTCTTGGACAAAGCCGACAAACAAAGCGTCCGCATCATCTGCCCCAGCACCCTCGCCCCCGAAGACATGCTGGACCACCCCGCCCACGACGGCAGGCTCGCCGCCCTGCTCTCCGGCATCTGCGTGCGCATCCCCCCCCTGCGCGCCCAAGCCGACGACATCCCCTTCCTCGTCGGCCACATCGCCGCCGAACTGTCCGAAACCCAGAAAATCCCCGTTGCCGCTTTCAGCCCCGCCGCACTCGCCCTCCTGCGCCAGCACGCATGGACGGGCAACTACGCCCAGCTCCACGACACCGTGCGCGACCTGATCCTCGCCGGCGGACAAAGCGAAATCGACGAAACCGCCGCCGCCGCCCTGCTCGGCCGCACACAGCCCCAAGCCGCCGCCGACACCGCCGCCGGACTCGACTTCAACCTCCCCCTGCGCGAACTGCGCGAAGAACTCGAACGCCGCTATTTCGAATACCACATCTCGCAGGAAGGCCAAAACATGAGCCGCGTTGCCCAAAAAGTCGGCCTCGAACGCACCCACCTCTACCGCAAACTCAAACAGCTCGGCATCCAATTCTCCCGCCGCCAGGGCAAAAGCGACGCGGGCGACAGCGAGAGCGAATAA
- the ilvB gene encoding biosynthetic-type acetolactate synthase large subunit, translated as MQLSGAQILVQSLKAENVEYVFGYPGGAVLEIYDALFQLNKFKHILVRHEQAAVHAADAYARVSGKVGVALVTSGPGATNAVTGIATAYSDSIPLVVISGQVGSPAIGSDAFQEIDMVGVSRPCVKHNFLVTDINDLTLTVKKAFQIARTGRPGPVVIDIAKDVTQAMSKFSYPQEDIFIRSYQPVLNGHTGQIKKAVQMLASAKRPIVYFGGGVVLGNASEELAEFVRLTGAPCAATLMGLGAYPSDDRQYLGMLGMHGMYEANLAMQNADVVLAVGARFDDRVVSVPAKFLEKPKKIIHIDIDPSSISKRVRADVPIVGDVKNVLREMAGLWRKQEVSLNAAALEKWWQDIESWRSRNCLLLPQSDVILPQMVVKTLAEVTGNDAVITSDVGQHQMFAAQFYPFKRPRQWLNSGGQGTMGVGLPYAMGAYLADPSKDVCCITGEGSIQMNIQELSTCFQYRLPIKIICLNNGYLGMVRQWQELYYGERESETYFDSLPDFVKLAEAYGHVGMRIEKPADVEGALREALALKDRFVFMDFITDKKQNVFPMVGNGKGLDEMVLPPHMRERKADSDVNDVHDRHYDTRSVP; from the coding sequence ATGCAACTATCAGGTGCACAAATCCTTGTGCAGAGTCTGAAAGCGGAAAACGTGGAATACGTTTTCGGCTATCCCGGCGGTGCGGTGTTGGAAATCTATGACGCGCTGTTCCAATTAAACAAGTTCAAACATATTCTGGTACGCCACGAGCAGGCCGCGGTTCATGCCGCAGATGCCTATGCCCGTGTCAGCGGCAAGGTGGGCGTGGCTTTGGTTACGTCCGGCCCGGGCGCGACCAACGCGGTTACCGGCATTGCCACAGCCTATTCGGATTCGATTCCGCTGGTGGTGATTTCCGGCCAGGTCGGCTCGCCCGCCATCGGCTCGGATGCGTTTCAGGAAATCGATATGGTGGGCGTGTCGCGCCCGTGCGTGAAGCACAATTTCCTGGTTACGGACATCAACGATCTGACGCTTACGGTGAAAAAAGCCTTCCAAATCGCCCGTACGGGGCGGCCGGGGCCGGTGGTAATCGACATTGCCAAGGATGTTACGCAGGCTATGTCGAAATTCAGCTATCCGCAGGAAGACATTTTCATCCGCTCCTACCAGCCGGTGCTGAACGGGCATACGGGGCAGATTAAAAAGGCGGTGCAGATGCTGGCTTCGGCCAAACGCCCCATCGTGTATTTCGGCGGCGGCGTGGTGCTGGGCAATGCCTCGGAGGAGCTGGCGGAGTTTGTCCGGCTGACGGGCGCGCCCTGTGCGGCCACGCTGATGGGCTTGGGCGCGTATCCGTCCGACGACCGCCAATATCTCGGAATGCTGGGTATGCACGGCATGTATGAGGCCAATCTGGCGATGCAGAATGCCGACGTGGTGCTGGCCGTGGGTGCGCGTTTTGACGACCGTGTGGTGTCCGTGCCGGCAAAATTTTTGGAAAAACCGAAAAAAATCATTCATATCGACATTGATCCGTCCAGCATTTCCAAACGTGTCCGCGCAGATGTGCCGATTGTCGGCGATGTAAAGAACGTGCTGCGCGAGATGGCCGGACTGTGGCGCAAACAGGAAGTGTCGCTTAATGCCGCCGCATTGGAAAAATGGTGGCAGGACATCGAGTCTTGGCGTTCGCGCAACTGCCTGCTGCTGCCGCAAAGCGATGTGATTCTGCCGCAGATGGTGGTGAAAACGCTGGCCGAAGTTACCGGCAACGATGCCGTCATCACTTCCGATGTCGGCCAGCACCAGATGTTTGCCGCCCAGTTTTATCCGTTCAAACGTCCGCGCCAATGGCTCAATTCCGGCGGACAGGGAACAATGGGTGTCGGCCTGCCCTATGCGATGGGCGCGTATCTGGCCGACCCGTCGAAAGACGTGTGCTGCATTACGGGCGAAGGCTCCATCCAGATGAATATTCAGGAGCTGTCCACCTGTTTCCAATACCGCCTGCCGATCAAAATTATCTGCCTGAACAACGGCTATTTGGGCATGGTGCGCCAATGGCAGGAGCTTTATTACGGCGAACGCGAGTCGGAAACCTATTTCGATTCCCTGCCCGATTTTGTCAAACTGGCCGAAGCATACGGCCATGTCGGCATGAGGATAGAGAAGCCCGCAGATGTCGAAGGCGCGCTGCGCGAGGCACTTGCCCTGAAAGACCGTTTTGTGTTTATGGACTTCATCACCGATAAAAAGCAAAACGTTTTCCCGATGGTGGGCAACGGCAAAGGTTTGGACGAAATGGTGCTGCCGCCGCATATGCGCGAGCGCAAGGCCGACAGTGATGTAAACGACGTACACGACAGACACTACGACACAAGGAGCGTGCCATGA
- a CDS encoding anhydro-N-acetylmuramic acid kinase yields the protein MTTQLYIGIMSGTSMDGADAVLIRTGHARFLAAEAHAFLPYTGRLKNELLKLQNSGADELRRSRLLAQELSRLYARTVHKLLNETKLSPAHITALGCHGQTVRHAPEQGYSIQLADLPLLAELTGITAVGDFRSRDLAAGGQGAPLVPAFHQAVFSAPDETRAVLNIGGIANISILPPGAPAIGFDTGPGNMLADAWMQRVWQQPYDANGARAAQGKVLPGLLARLLGHPYFEQEPPKSTGRELFALPYLLGRLAGGEDPQDVLRTLNAFTAETAAAEIRRAAPEIRRVYVCGGGVRNAVLMSELAGRLPQAEIRSTADLGLDPQQVEAAAFALLAACWIHKIPSSPPQATGARKACILGCGYYP from the coding sequence ATGACCACACAGCTCTACATCGGCATCATGTCCGGCACCAGCATGGACGGCGCGGATGCCGTCCTAATCCGCACCGGACACGCCCGATTCCTTGCCGCCGAAGCCCACGCCTTCCTGCCCTATACAGGCCGTCTGAAAAACGAACTGCTCAAACTGCAAAACAGCGGCGCGGACGAACTCCGCCGCAGCCGCCTGCTGGCGCAGGAACTGTCCCGCCTCTATGCCCGCACCGTACACAAACTGCTAAACGAAACCAAACTGTCTCCTGCCCACATCACCGCCCTCGGCTGCCACGGCCAAACAGTGCGCCACGCCCCCGAACAGGGCTACAGCATCCAGCTTGCCGACCTGCCGCTTTTGGCCGAACTCACCGGCATCACCGCCGTCGGCGACTTCCGCAGCCGCGATCTTGCCGCAGGCGGCCAGGGCGCGCCGCTCGTCCCCGCCTTCCACCAGGCCGTGTTTTCCGCGCCCGACGAAACCCGCGCCGTACTCAACATCGGCGGCATCGCCAACATCAGCATCCTGCCGCCCGGCGCACCCGCCATCGGTTTCGACACCGGCCCGGGCAATATGCTGGCCGACGCATGGATGCAGCGCGTCTGGCAGCAGCCCTACGACGCAAACGGCGCACGCGCGGCACAAGGCAAAGTGCTGCCCGGCCTGCTCGCCCGCCTGCTCGGCCACCCCTACTTCGAGCAAGAGCCGCCCAAAAGCACCGGCCGCGAACTCTTCGCCCTGCCCTACCTGCTCGGTCGCCTCGCAGGCGGCGAAGACCCGCAAGACGTGCTGCGCACCCTCAACGCTTTTACCGCCGAAACCGCCGCTGCCGAAATCCGCCGCGCCGCGCCCGAAATCCGCCGCGTTTACGTCTGCGGCGGCGGCGTACGCAATGCCGTGTTAATGTCCGAACTGGCCGGCCGCCTGCCGCAGGCCGAAATCCGCTCCACCGCCGACCTCGGCCTCGATCCCCAACAGGTCGAAGCCGCCGCCTTTGCCCTGCTTGCCGCCTGCTGGATACACAAAATCCCAAGCAGCCCGCCGCAGGCCACCGGCGCACGCAAAGCCTGCATACTCGGCTGCGGCTATTATCCGTAA
- a CDS encoding DNA translocase FtsK, with amino-acid sequence MSSKSEKPTKPRKPAAQARSSAAGRRSAAVKKIESKAAPKTGSVAGNEAARRRAEHFSNLLRDTLWLFGLTLTLYAAVALVSFKMGDPAWSRSVLPDGETHNLGGLFGAYFADVSYYLFGISSWWLVASAVVWLCKNFRPTRSPDAKPYSIRLAAAGLAGLLLCSPVLEYALWQQQLGDRLPVGAGGLTGFLIGGLSARLFGGGGSFSITLVLVLLAFSFVAQVSWLDMLENLGARIEWLWEKATRRRSPYIKAPDMPDAKTTRRMVKEAEHITAEPVSLPAAASSNRKAARLEVTPPAPVQTALFDRDGEAAPPAGTGEYAKPALGLLSAPKSEALPVNPDKLEQTAERIEGKLAEFGIDVQVVSATSGPVITRYEIEPAQGVKGSQIVSLAKDLARSMSMQSVRIVETIAGRNTMGIELPNDRRQEVTLREILASPVFAEAKSLLTVALGKDIAGVPVVGDLAKMPHLLVAGMTGSGKSVGVNGMIMSMLYKAEPDEVRFIMIDPKMLELSVYEGIPHLLCPVVTDMREAGQALNWCVAEMEKRYRLLSHLGVRNLDGYNGKIAQAAAEEKKIPNPFSLNPDDPEPLEKLPLIVVVIDELADLMMTERKAVEQQIARLAQKARAAGIHLIIATQRPSVDVITGLIKANIPTRMAFTVQSKIDSRTILDQMGAEDLLKYGDLLFLQPGSAEPTRLQGAFVSDHEVHEVVAHIKRQAPARYVEGLLSGEAAMETVNAVHPNMGADELFDRAAAFVIETRKTSISSLQRHLKIGYNRAANMMDALEEAGVVSPADVGGARKVLARKDDL; translated from the coding sequence ATGAGCAGCAAATCCGAAAAACCGACCAAGCCGCGCAAGCCCGCAGCACAAGCCCGCAGCTCCGCCGCCGGCCGCCGCAGTGCCGCCGTCAAAAAAATCGAAAGCAAGGCCGCGCCCAAAACCGGCAGCGTGGCCGGCAACGAAGCCGCGCGGCGGCGGGCGGAGCATTTCTCCAACCTCCTGCGCGACACGCTGTGGCTGTTCGGCCTCACGCTTACCCTGTACGCCGCCGTTGCCCTGGTCAGCTTCAAAATGGGCGATCCGGCCTGGTCGCGCAGCGTGCTGCCCGACGGCGAAACCCACAATCTCGGCGGCTTGTTCGGCGCGTATTTTGCCGACGTGTCCTACTATCTTTTCGGCATTTCCTCTTGGTGGCTGGTGGCCTCGGCCGTGGTGTGGCTGTGTAAAAACTTCCGCCCGACGCGCTCGCCCGACGCAAAGCCGTACAGCATCAGACTGGCGGCGGCGGGGCTGGCAGGGCTGCTTCTGTGCAGCCCGGTGCTCGAATACGCGCTTTGGCAGCAGCAGCTCGGCGACAGGCTGCCGGTGGGCGCGGGCGGCCTGACCGGCTTTCTTATCGGCGGCCTCTCGGCCAGGCTGTTCGGCGGCGGCGGCAGCTTCTCCATCACGCTGGTGCTAGTGCTGCTGGCTTTTTCCTTTGTCGCCCAAGTGTCGTGGCTGGATATGCTGGAAAACCTCGGCGCGCGCATCGAATGGCTGTGGGAAAAAGCCACCCGCCGCCGTTCGCCCTACATCAAAGCACCCGATATGCCCGACGCGAAAACCACGCGCCGCATGGTCAAAGAAGCCGAACACATCACCGCCGAACCCGTTTCCCTGCCCGCAGCCGCCAGCAGCAACCGCAAAGCCGCCCGCCTCGAAGTAACGCCGCCCGCGCCCGTCCAGACGGCCTTGTTCGACCGAGACGGCGAAGCCGCCCCGCCCGCAGGCACGGGCGAATACGCCAAACCCGCCCTCGGCCTGCTGTCCGCACCCAAAAGCGAAGCCCTGCCCGTCAATCCCGACAAGCTCGAACAAACCGCCGAACGCATCGAAGGCAAGCTGGCGGAATTCGGTATCGACGTGCAGGTCGTGTCCGCCACTTCCGGCCCGGTGATTACCCGCTACGAAATCGAACCCGCGCAGGGCGTGAAAGGCAGCCAGATTGTCAGCCTCGCCAAAGACCTCGCCCGCTCCATGTCCATGCAGTCGGTGCGCATCGTCGAAACCATCGCCGGACGCAACACCATGGGCATCGAGCTGCCCAACGACCGCCGCCAGGAAGTTACCCTGCGCGAAATCCTCGCTTCGCCCGTGTTTGCCGAAGCCAAATCGCTGCTCACCGTCGCGCTGGGCAAAGACATCGCCGGCGTGCCGGTGGTAGGCGACTTGGCGAAAATGCCGCACCTGCTGGTGGCCGGCATGACCGGCTCGGGCAAATCCGTCGGCGTAAACGGCATGATCATGTCCATGCTCTACAAGGCCGAACCGGACGAAGTGCGCTTTATCATGATTGATCCGAAAATGCTCGAGCTGTCCGTATACGAGGGTATCCCGCACCTGCTGTGCCCCGTCGTTACCGATATGCGCGAAGCGGGGCAGGCTCTGAACTGGTGCGTGGCCGAAATGGAAAAACGCTACCGCCTGCTCTCGCATCTGGGCGTGCGCAACCTCGACGGCTACAACGGCAAAATCGCCCAAGCCGCCGCCGAAGAAAAGAAAATCCCCAACCCGTTCAGCCTCAATCCCGACGACCCCGAGCCGCTGGAAAAGCTGCCGCTGATCGTCGTCGTCATCGACGAGCTGGCCGACCTGATGATGACCGAGCGCAAAGCCGTGGAGCAGCAGATCGCCCGTCTCGCGCAAAAAGCCCGCGCCGCCGGCATCCACCTCATCATCGCCACCCAACGCCCCAGCGTGGATGTCATCACCGGCCTCATCAAAGCCAACATCCCCACCCGCATGGCCTTCACCGTGCAGAGCAAAATCGACAGCCGCACCATCCTCGACCAAATGGGCGCGGAAGACCTGCTCAAATACGGCGACCTCCTCTTTTTGCAGCCCGGCTCCGCCGAGCCCACCCGCCTGCAAGGCGCGTTTGTTTCCGACCACGAAGTACACGAAGTCGTCGCCCACATCAAACGCCAGGCACCCGCCCGCTATGTCGAAGGCCTGCTTTCGGGCGAAGCCGCGATGGAAACCGTCAATGCCGTCCATCCCAATATGGGCGCGGACGAATTGTTCGACCGCGCCGCCGCCTTCGTTATCGAAACGCGCAAAACCTCCATTTCTTCGCTGCAACGCCACCTGAAAATCGGCTACAACCGCGCCGCCAATATGATGGACGCACTCGAAGAAGCCGGCGTGGTTTCCCCCGCCGACGTGGGCGGCGCACGCAAAGTGCTGGCCAGGAAAGACGACCTGTAA